One Mustelus asterias chromosome 10, sMusAst1.hap1.1, whole genome shotgun sequence DNA window includes the following coding sequences:
- the serpinh1b gene encoding serpin H1b: MWVSKLVAVISLLLVVAAAEEKLSEHATTLADSSVKLGLNLYLTMAKDKGSENILISPVVVASSLGLVSLGAKDPTASEAKALLDMSKVQDDKLHSALSQLLAEVSNSTARNVTWRMGNRLYGPTSVNFAEDFVKKSKKHYNYEPSKINFRDKKGALKSINEWAAETTEGKLPEVTKDLSKTDGAMIINAMFFKPHWNEKFHHKMVDQRSFMVTRSLTIGIDMMHRTGLYNFYKDESNQVNILEMPLAHQLSSMVFIMPYYLQPLDKLEKLLTKEQISTWLGKLQKQAVAISLPKVKLGVSHELQKHLASIGLTTAVDKSKADLSKISGKKDLYLANVLHAAALEWSTDGNPYDAFIYSREELKNPEIFYADHPFFFLVKDKKTNSILFIGRLVKPEGSKMHDEL, encoded by the exons TGAACATGCCACCACCCTGGCAGATAGCAGTGTCAAACTGGGCCTCAACCTCTACCTCACCATGGCCAAGGACAAGGGCTCCGAGAACATCCTGATCTCTCCTGTGGTGGTCGCTTCTTCCCTGGGGTTGGTGTCACTCGGTGCCAAGGACCCGACCGCGAGTGAGGCTAAGGCGCTGCTTGACATGAGCAAGGTCCAAGACGACAAGCTCCACTCGGCGCTTTCCCAGCTGCTAGCTGAGGTCAGCAATTCCACGGCACGCAACGTGACCTGGAGAATGGGCAATCGGCTGTACGGGCCAACCTCGGTCAACTTCGCCGAGGACTTTGTGAAGAAGAGCAAGAAGCACTACAACTACGAGCCTTCCAAGATCAACTTCAGGGATAAGAAGGGTGCCCTGAAGTCCATCAATGAGTGGGCAGCAGAAACCACTGAGGGCAAGCTGCCCGAGGTTACCAAAGACCTGTCGAAAACCGATGGAGCCATGATCATCAATGCAATGTTCTTCAAAC CGCACTGGAATGAAAAATTTCACCACAAGATGGTAGACCAGCGTAGTTTCATGGTGACCCGCTCTTTAACAATTGGGATTGACATGATGCACCGTACAG GTCTATATAACTTCTATAAGGATGAAAGCAACCAGGTGAACATCCTGGAAATGCCCCTAGCTCACCAGTTGTCCAGCATGGTCTTCATCATGCCTTACTACCTGCAGCCTCTGGACAAACTGGAGAAACTGCTGACCAAGGAACAGATCAGCACCTGGTTGGGCAAGCTTCAAAAGCAGGCAGTGGCCATCTCCTTGCCAAAAGTCAAGCTGGGGGTTAGCCACGAGCTTCAG AAACACTTGGCCAGTATTGGCTTGACCACAGCGGTCGACAAAAGTAAAGCCGACTTGTCCAAAATCTCCGGGAAGAAGGATCTGTACCTGGCCAACGTCCTCCATGCTGCCGCCCTGGAATGGAGCACTGACGGGAACCCATACGACGCCTTCATCTACAGCCGAGAGGAGCTGAAGAATCCCGAAATCTTCTACGCTGATCACCCATTCTTCTTCTTGGTCAAGGACAAAAAGACTAACTCAATCCTCTTCATCGGGCGGCTGGTGAAGCCGGAGGGCAGCAAAATGCATGATGAATTGTAG